In Rhizobium lusitanum, a genomic segment contains:
- a CDS encoding 3-methyl-2-oxobutanoate hydroxymethyltransferase, producing the protein MKKHSRATVADLLAMKGSRQLTMLRVTSLAEAEAAERAGIDIVSVPPALLGPAFREAAPTPFAIPGLEYGDYVSAEEYMREAFKALKAGGDAVYCAAGVSTIRRMREEGIPVCGHVGLIPSKATWTGGFRAVGKTVASALEVWRQTKALEEAGAFAVEIEVVPGGVAEAISRKTSMLMISMGAGSGCDAQYLFADDVLGSHGGHYPRHAKKYRDFAVEYERLQRERIAAFTEFAADVRSGVYPERQHLVSIEDKELQAFLRLLADGGR; encoded by the coding sequence ATGAAGAAACACAGTCGCGCGACCGTCGCCGATCTCCTGGCGATGAAAGGCAGCAGACAGCTCACCATGTTGCGCGTCACGTCGCTGGCGGAGGCTGAAGCGGCCGAGAGGGCGGGTATCGATATCGTGTCCGTGCCGCCGGCGCTGCTCGGCCCGGCTTTTCGCGAAGCCGCCCCCACGCCTTTTGCCATTCCCGGCCTTGAATATGGCGATTACGTTTCGGCGGAAGAATATATGCGTGAGGCTTTCAAGGCGTTGAAGGCCGGCGGCGATGCGGTCTATTGCGCAGCCGGGGTGTCGACGATTCGGCGGATGCGCGAGGAGGGCATTCCGGTTTGCGGTCATGTCGGTCTTATTCCGTCTAAGGCGACCTGGACGGGCGGTTTCCGCGCCGTCGGCAAGACGGTAGCGAGCGCCCTTGAGGTTTGGCGGCAGACGAAGGCGCTGGAGGAGGCCGGCGCCTTCGCCGTGGAGATTGAGGTGGTGCCGGGTGGTGTCGCCGAAGCGATCAGCCGGAAGACGTCGATGCTGATGATCTCGATGGGGGCGGGAAGCGGCTGTGATGCCCAGTATCTTTTTGCGGACGATGTGCTCGGCAGTCATGGTGGCCATTATCCGCGCCACGCGAAAAAATATCGTGACTTTGCCGTCGAATACGAGCGGTTGCAGCGCGAACGTATTGCTGCTTTCACCGAGTTTGCCGCGGATGTCCGCTCGGGCGTCTATCCGGAACGGCAACACCTCGTTTCGATTGAGGACAAGGAACTGCAGGCTTTTCTCCGGCTCCTGGCCGATGGTGGCCGATAG
- a CDS encoding ABC transporter substrate-binding protein has translation MLAVSLSQEDVILSNRPIAFIAKISFVISSLLLATPAFADRLVTDQIGREVHVPDTVNRVVILQHQTLNIAVQLDAMDKVVGVLDEWKKQLGANYVRLAPQLPNLAMPGGLTKVNIEELLKLKPDVVFVTNYAPADMVKQIEDAGLPVVAISLLDVPPQEAIKLNPSVKDEPAAIDTGFATGVRLIADILDRKEKGEEMIAATKKTRKLIADRLAGLPDDKRIPVYMANPDLTTYGRGKYTGLMMERAGARNVANAIAGFKQVSMEDVLTWNPNVIFVQERYPAVVDEIKTSAPWQTIDAVKNGKIYLMPEYAKAWGYPMPEAMALGELWMAKTLYPERFADIDMQAQVDAYYKEFYRTDYRSGQ, from the coding sequence ATGCTAGCGGTCAGCCTCTCCCAGGAGGACGTCATCTTGAGCAATCGCCCTATCGCCTTCATTGCCAAAATTTCCTTTGTGATCAGCAGCTTATTGCTTGCGACCCCCGCCTTTGCGGATCGCCTCGTGACCGACCAGATCGGCCGTGAGGTCCATGTCCCGGATACCGTCAACCGGGTCGTCATCCTGCAACACCAGACGCTCAATATCGCCGTCCAGCTCGATGCGATGGACAAGGTGGTCGGTGTGCTCGACGAGTGGAAGAAGCAGCTCGGGGCCAACTACGTCCGGCTTGCGCCGCAGCTTCCAAATCTTGCCATGCCGGGCGGCCTGACCAAGGTGAACATCGAGGAGCTGCTGAAACTCAAGCCCGACGTGGTCTTCGTCACCAATTATGCTCCGGCCGACATGGTGAAGCAGATCGAGGATGCCGGCCTGCCGGTCGTCGCCATTTCGCTTCTCGATGTACCGCCGCAGGAGGCGATAAAGCTCAATCCGAGCGTCAAGGACGAACCCGCTGCGATCGACACCGGGTTTGCGACCGGCGTGCGCCTCATCGCCGATATTCTTGACCGCAAGGAAAAAGGCGAGGAGATGATCGCGGCCACCAAGAAGACCCGCAAGCTGATCGCCGACCGCCTCGCCGGTCTCCCCGACGACAAGCGCATTCCGGTCTACATGGCCAATCCTGACCTCACCACCTACGGCCGTGGCAAATATACCGGCCTGATGATGGAGCGCGCTGGCGCCCGGAACGTCGCCAATGCGATCGCCGGCTTCAAGCAGGTGTCGATGGAGGATGTACTCACCTGGAACCCCAACGTGATCTTCGTGCAGGAACGCTATCCCGCCGTGGTCGACGAGATCAAAACATCGGCACCCTGGCAGACGATCGACGCCGTCAAGAACGGCAAGATCTATCTGATGCCCGAATATGCCAAAGCCTGGGGGTATCCGATGCCGGAGGCCATGGCACTCGGCGAACTCTGGATGGCAAAGACGCTTTATCCCGAGCGCTTCGCGGATATCGACATGCAGGCGCAAGTGGACGCCTATTACAAGGAATTCTACCGCACAGACTATCGTTCGGGCCAATGA
- a CDS encoding FecCD family ABC transporter permease, with protein sequence MSRDVFSPRSPQVVITILAATLLIVAVGSLGVGRYEIPFARVVQILLAPILPPETPITPTEANVVFTVRLPRILLALLSGAGLALSGATLQGVFRNPLVGPQVMGVSSGAAFGGTLAILLSFSRVGLLATSFAFGLSALILVYALNSIAARRNILALVLAGVVISGFFGALVSLVQYIADTEDKLPAMVFWLLGSFATANWEKLTLVAGPVLVGSILLLGLRWRVNLLSIGDEEARALGVRVEPLRWLILILVSAIVAAQVAVSGIIGWVGLIVPHMARMLVGSDHRAMMPASLIIGALYLLVIDDVARTATGTEIPLGILTALIGTPIFVLVLWQTQRGIRGI encoded by the coding sequence ATGAGCAGGGACGTTTTTTCGCCCCGCTCGCCACAGGTGGTCATCACCATCCTGGCTGCCACGCTCTTGATCGTGGCGGTCGGCTCTCTCGGCGTCGGCCGCTATGAAATCCCCTTCGCACGGGTAGTGCAAATTCTGCTGGCGCCGATCCTTCCGCCGGAGACACCGATAACCCCGACAGAGGCGAATGTCGTCTTCACCGTGCGCCTGCCGCGCATCCTGCTCGCGCTGCTGTCGGGCGCGGGTCTCGCGCTCTCCGGCGCCACGCTACAGGGCGTTTTCCGCAATCCGCTGGTCGGCCCACAGGTCATGGGCGTTTCCTCTGGCGCGGCCTTTGGCGGCACGCTGGCCATCCTCCTGAGCTTTTCGCGTGTCGGCTTGCTCGCTACATCGTTCGCGTTCGGCCTATCGGCTCTTATCCTTGTCTATGCGCTGAACAGCATCGCGGCACGGCGCAATATCCTTGCACTGGTGCTGGCCGGCGTGGTGATCAGCGGCTTCTTCGGCGCCCTCGTCAGCCTCGTTCAGTATATAGCCGACACGGAAGACAAGCTGCCGGCGATGGTGTTCTGGCTGCTCGGCAGTTTCGCAACGGCCAATTGGGAAAAGCTCACCCTCGTCGCCGGCCCAGTCCTCGTCGGCAGCATCCTGCTTTTGGGCTTGCGCTGGCGCGTCAACCTTCTGTCGATCGGCGACGAGGAGGCGCGCGCCCTCGGCGTCCGCGTCGAGCCGCTACGCTGGCTGATCCTCATTCTCGTCTCCGCGATCGTTGCGGCGCAAGTGGCCGTGAGCGGCATCATCGGCTGGGTCGGCCTCATCGTCCCGCATATGGCGCGGATGCTTGTTGGTTCCGATCATCGGGCGATGATGCCCGCATCGCTGATCATCGGCGCGCTCTACCTGCTTGTCATCGACGATGTCGCACGCACGGCGACCGGCACGGAAATCCCTCTCGGGATTCTCACTGCGCTGATTGGAACACCGATATTCGTGCTTGTCCTGTGGCAAACCCAGAGAGGCATCCGTGGCATCTGA
- a CDS encoding ABC transporter ATP-binding protein, whose translation MASDQATLWIEAASHSHDGMRWQFRDLDLDLKAGEIVAILGPNGRGKSTLLRVLAGLLKPTSGKLWLNARTGFVPQEFSGSFAYSVLDVVLMGRARHIALLQTPRKIDIEKAMEALCTTGMADYASRNINTLSGGERQLVLIARALAGENVVLLLDEPASALDLNNQDVVLSLLSKLADRDDLAIAFTTHQPNHALAVADRSLLMLDQARIIVGETDEVVNEANLEDLYGIPVRSARLSGGGQDVASFVPLFRQRDRKGRYP comes from the coding sequence GTGGCATCTGATCAGGCAACACTATGGATCGAAGCAGCGAGCCACTCCCATGACGGCATGCGCTGGCAGTTCCGCGATCTCGACCTCGACCTGAAGGCGGGCGAGATTGTCGCCATCCTCGGCCCCAACGGTCGGGGGAAATCGACGCTGCTGCGGGTACTTGCCGGCCTTCTGAAGCCGACCTCCGGCAAGCTGTGGCTCAACGCGCGCACAGGTTTCGTACCGCAGGAATTTTCCGGCTCCTTTGCCTATTCGGTGCTGGACGTGGTGCTGATGGGCCGCGCCCGGCATATCGCGCTGTTACAGACGCCACGCAAGATCGATATCGAAAAGGCGATGGAGGCGCTGTGTACAACAGGGATGGCGGACTACGCATCTCGCAATATCAACACGCTCTCCGGCGGCGAACGGCAACTCGTCCTAATTGCCCGTGCGCTCGCTGGCGAAAACGTCGTCCTGCTCCTCGATGAGCCTGCCTCCGCGCTCGACCTCAACAACCAGGATGTCGTGCTTTCGCTGCTCAGTAAGTTGGCAGACCGCGACGATCTCGCCATCGCCTTCACCACCCATCAGCCGAACCATGCGTTGGCGGTCGCCGACCGCTCACTGCTGATGCTCGATCAGGCACGCATTATCGTCGGCGAAACGGATGAGGTCGTCAATGAGGCCAATCTCGAGGATCTCTACGGCATTCCGGTGCGCTCCGCACGCCTGAGCGGCGGCGGCCAGGACGTGGCCTCTTTCGTGCCACTGTTCCGGCAAAGGGATCGGAAAGGAAGATATCCATGA
- a CDS encoding molybdate ABC transporter substrate-binding protein: protein MTVFTQPLSVLSAGSMRHAFPALIAAFGKLNHVPVSLTLGPAGLLRERIEAGEHFDLFASANMAHPRRLAAQGITNDAVCFARNRLCVLARSDLGLTTANLLDVITDPKIKIGTSTPGDDPAGDYAFEVFDLIEAKRPGLAEPLKSRARQLVGGRNSPPAPSGKNAAWLVADGEVDLFLSYYSNARLLKHDSALSVVALPEELSPIIEYGVTARKGARAEAGQLREFLLSSDGQRILEQNGFEPI, encoded by the coding sequence ATGACCGTATTCACTCAGCCACTCAGCGTACTGTCCGCAGGCAGCATGCGACACGCGTTCCCGGCGCTCATCGCCGCATTCGGCAAGCTGAACCATGTCCCCGTCTCCTTGACCCTCGGCCCCGCTGGTCTGCTGCGGGAGCGCATCGAGGCGGGTGAGCATTTCGATCTCTTTGCCTCCGCCAACATGGCGCATCCCCGGCGTCTGGCGGCGCAGGGGATCACCAATGATGCGGTCTGTTTCGCCCGCAACAGGCTTTGCGTGCTCGCGCGCAGCGACCTTGGCCTGACGACCGCGAACCTTCTCGACGTCATCACCGATCCGAAGATCAAGATCGGCACGTCGACGCCGGGGGATGATCCCGCAGGCGACTATGCCTTCGAGGTCTTCGACCTGATCGAAGCCAAGCGTCCGGGCCTTGCCGAGCCTCTCAAGTCCCGAGCCCGGCAACTGGTCGGCGGCCGCAACTCGCCGCCGGCACCATCAGGAAAAAACGCAGCCTGGCTTGTCGCCGACGGCGAGGTCGATCTCTTCCTGAGCTATTATTCAAATGCCCGTCTTTTGAAGCATGATTCGGCGCTCAGCGTCGTCGCCCTTCCGGAAGAGCTTTCGCCAATCATCGAGTATGGCGTGACGGCTCGCAAAGGCGCGCGCGCTGAAGCCGGGCAACTCCGGGAGTTTCTATTGTCCAGCGATGGACAGCGAATCTTGGAGCAGAATGGGTTTGAGCCCATATAA
- the rpsU gene encoding 30S ribosomal protein S21, which translates to MHILVRDNNIEQALRVLKKKMQREGLFREMKARQAYEKPSERRVREKAQAISRHRKAIRKQMQREGLIPGPKRKAPPARGPNPTI; encoded by the coding sequence ATGCATATTCTAGTCAGAGACAACAATATCGAACAGGCGCTCAGGGTACTGAAAAAGAAGATGCAGCGCGAGGGGTTGTTCCGGGAAATGAAGGCACGGCAGGCCTATGAAAAACCGTCCGAACGCCGCGTCCGGGAAAAGGCGCAGGCCATCAGCAGGCACCGCAAAGCGATACGCAAGCAGATGCAGCGCGAAGGGCTGATCCCCGGCCCCAAGCGGAAGGCACCGCCGGCGCGCGGACCAAACCCTACCATTTGA
- the pqqE gene encoding pyrroloquinoline quinone biosynthesis protein PqqE: MSEHLETSNGRERSIAAPPPIAILAELTHRCPLACPYCSNPLELTQSRDELTTEEWLSAFRQAAELGVLHLHLSGGEPVARRDLAALTKGASSCGLYTNLITSGIGLTQPRLSELADAGLDHIQLSIQGATPEMADHVGNYKGGYARKLAVAGWIRETGIPLTVNAVYHKQNMDQVSDMIATAVELGARRIEVATVQFHGWAEKNRAALMPTRAQVERTTALVEEARRTLDGILVIDYVPADHHSRYPKACMGGWGRTGLNITPSGYVLPCHAAETIPSLSFDNVRDRPLADIWYHGSAFNAYRGDDWMQEPCSSCARKHIDHGGCRCQAMALAGSADATDPVCIHSPFHQDIAVRAEEDGLSEPPAFVYRGRA, encoded by the coding sequence GTGAGTGAGCATCTTGAAACCAGCAATGGCAGGGAGCGCAGCATCGCCGCGCCGCCGCCGATTGCCATATTGGCGGAATTGACGCATCGCTGCCCGCTTGCCTGTCCCTATTGTTCCAATCCGCTGGAACTGACCCAAAGCCGCGATGAGTTGACGACCGAGGAATGGCTTTCCGCCTTCCGGCAGGCCGCCGAGCTGGGGGTTCTGCATCTACATCTATCGGGCGGCGAACCGGTCGCGCGCCGCGATCTGGCCGCGTTGACCAAGGGTGCCTCTTCCTGTGGCCTCTATACCAACCTCATCACCTCCGGCATCGGGCTGACACAGCCCCGCCTCTCGGAATTGGCCGACGCCGGGCTTGATCATATCCAGCTTTCGATCCAGGGTGCGACACCGGAAATGGCCGACCATGTCGGTAATTACAAAGGTGGCTATGCCCGCAAACTGGCGGTTGCCGGCTGGATCCGCGAGACCGGCATTCCGTTGACCGTCAATGCCGTTTACCATAAACAGAACATGGATCAGGTCAGCGATATGATCGCCACCGCGGTCGAGCTTGGTGCGCGCCGGATAGAGGTCGCAACCGTGCAGTTCCATGGATGGGCCGAGAAAAACCGTGCAGCCTTGATGCCGACACGGGCGCAGGTCGAGCGGACGACGGCGCTGGTCGAGGAGGCGCGCAGGACACTGGACGGCATTCTGGTCATCGACTACGTGCCCGCCGATCACCATTCCCGCTATCCGAAAGCCTGCATGGGAGGCTGGGGTCGAACCGGGCTCAATATCACCCCATCGGGGTATGTGTTGCCCTGCCATGCCGCCGAAACGATTCCATCGCTCAGCTTCGACAATGTGCGTGACAGGCCGCTCGCGGACATCTGGTATCACGGCAGCGCCTTCAACGCCTATCGCGGTGACGACTGGATGCAGGAACCCTGCAGCAGCTGCGCGCGAAAACACATCGACCATGGTGGCTGTCGTTGCCAGGCCATGGCGCTTGCAGGCAGCGCGGATGCGACCGATCCCGTCTGCATCCACTCGCCGTTCCATCAGGATATTGCGGTCCGCGCCGAGGAAGACGGCCTCAGCGAGCCGCCCGCTTTTGTTTATCGGGGTCGGGCGTAA
- the pqqD gene encoding pyrroloquinoline quinone biosynthesis peptide chaperone PqqD: MSEDGTLKIDGQTIAKLARGVRLREDATRGQTILLAPERALALDEIAVAIVSALDGVRTLDDIAAGFALQFEAPKEEVLNDVIAFIRDFASRRMLELSR; the protein is encoded by the coding sequence ATGAGCGAGGACGGCACACTCAAAATCGATGGCCAGACCATCGCCAAGCTCGCGCGCGGCGTCAGGCTGCGGGAGGATGCCACTCGCGGGCAGACGATCCTGCTTGCTCCCGAACGCGCGCTCGCACTCGATGAAATTGCTGTGGCAATCGTCAGCGCGCTTGACGGAGTGAGAACGCTGGACGACATCGCCGCCGGATTTGCGTTGCAGTTCGAGGCGCCGAAGGAGGAAGTCCTCAACGACGTGATCGCCTTTATCCGTGACTTTGCAAGCCGGCGAATGCTGGAGCTGAGCCGGTGA
- the pqqC gene encoding pyrroloquinoline-quinone synthase PqqC → MQQAANREAFAARLRAVGEARYHDKHPFHRQLHGGQCSMTQVQAWVINRYYYQSRIPMKDAAFLSRCEDPQLRRAWRNRIEDHDGGVDDGGGIRRWLKLAEAVGLDPDYVASTRGVLAGTRFAVEAYVHFVREKPMLEAVASSLTEMFAPAIHANRIAGLIEHYAFANDSALAYFRQRLNEAPKEVAFGLNYVLDHADTLEKQDASVAALTFKTDVLWSQLDVLSHAYVSPGLIPPGGWDGREGVIS, encoded by the coding sequence TTGCAACAGGCAGCCAATAGAGAAGCGTTCGCGGCGCGCCTGCGCGCGGTTGGCGAAGCGCGCTATCACGATAAGCATCCGTTTCATCGGCAATTGCATGGCGGTCAGTGCAGCATGACCCAAGTGCAGGCCTGGGTCATCAACCGCTATTACTATCAGAGCCGCATCCCGATGAAGGATGCCGCTTTCCTGTCGCGCTGCGAGGACCCGCAGCTGCGGCGGGCCTGGCGCAATCGCATCGAGGATCATGACGGCGGCGTTGACGATGGCGGCGGGATACGCCGCTGGCTGAAGCTCGCCGAGGCGGTTGGGCTCGATCCGGACTATGTCGCCTCGACACGCGGCGTGCTTGCCGGCACGCGGTTTGCGGTTGAGGCCTATGTTCATTTCGTGCGCGAAAAGCCGATGTTGGAAGCAGTCGCCTCTTCACTGACCGAGATGTTTGCCCCGGCGATCCACGCCAACCGCATCGCCGGACTGATCGAGCACTACGCCTTTGCCAATGACAGCGCGCTCGCTTATTTCCGCCAGCGCCTCAACGAAGCGCCGAAAGAGGTGGCGTTCGGTCTGAACTACGTTCTCGACCACGCCGATACGCTGGAAAAGCAGGATGCTTCCGTCGCTGCCCTGACCTTCAAGACCGATGTCCTTTGGTCGCAGCTTGATGTGCTCTCCCACGCCTATGTCAGTCCCGGGCTTATCCCGCCTGGCGGCTGGGATGGGCGCGAAGGGGTGATATCATGA
- the pqqB gene encoding pyrroloquinoline quinone biosynthesis protein PqqB, which yields MTVRFLVLGAAAGGGLPQWNCGCPNCVAVRQGALAPQTQSSLAVSVGGSSWLVVNASPDIRQQLLDRPALWPKALRDSPIKSVVLTNGDVDHVAGLLTLREKQPFQLLATKALLETLEENPIFKVLDPAHVKQKPIELETPFFPLEDLETRLFAVAGKVPLYLEKGEPVLGLETEQTVGMEFRVGDRRIYYIPGCGAISPALADRIAGADLLFFDGTLFTDDEMIRTGTGQKTGRRMGHMPISGFDGSLQALSRLSIGRSIYIHINNTNPIWRAGPERAELERHGFAVGYDGMEITLATGSQ from the coding sequence TTGACTGTTCGATTTCTTGTGCTCGGCGCCGCCGCGGGTGGCGGCTTGCCGCAGTGGAACTGTGGCTGCCCGAACTGCGTGGCGGTGCGGCAGGGCGCCCTCGCTCCGCAGACGCAATCGTCGCTAGCGGTCAGCGTCGGTGGTAGCAGCTGGCTGGTCGTCAATGCATCACCGGATATCCGCCAGCAATTGCTTGATCGGCCGGCTCTGTGGCCCAAGGCATTGCGTGACAGCCCGATTAAGAGTGTCGTGCTGACGAATGGCGATGTCGATCATGTTGCGGGTCTCCTGACGTTACGGGAGAAACAGCCTTTTCAGCTTCTCGCAACAAAAGCGTTGCTGGAGACGCTGGAAGAGAATCCGATTTTCAAGGTTCTCGACCCCGCCCACGTTAAGCAAAAGCCGATCGAACTCGAAACGCCGTTCTTTCCGCTGGAGGACCTTGAAACGAGGCTGTTTGCCGTTGCCGGCAAGGTTCCGCTCTATCTTGAGAAGGGCGAGCCGGTGCTTGGGCTTGAAACCGAGCAGACCGTCGGTATGGAGTTTCGCGTCGGCGACAGGCGTATCTACTACATTCCCGGCTGCGGGGCGATCAGCCCGGCTTTGGCGGATCGAATAGCCGGCGCGGATCTGTTGTTCTTCGACGGCACGCTCTTCACCGATGACGAGATGATCAGGACGGGCACCGGCCAGAAGACCGGCCGGCGGATGGGACATATGCCGATCAGCGGTTTCGACGGCAGTCTCCAGGCATTGTCCCGCCTGTCGATCGGGCGGAGTATCTACATTCATATCAACAATACCAACCCGATCTGGAGGGCCGGACCGGAGCGAGCCGAGCTTGAGCGACACGGCTTTGCGGTCGGCTATGACGGAATGGAGATCACGCTTGCAACAGGCAGCCAATAG
- the pqqA gene encoding pyrroloquinoline quinone precursor peptide PqqA, with translation MKWHAPKFVEVSCGMEINRYAPADGSEPILF, from the coding sequence ATGAAATGGCATGCTCCGAAATTCGTAGAGGTAAGCTGCGGCATGGAAATCAACCGGTATGCCCCGGCCGACGGTTCCGAGCCGATCCTGTTCTGA
- the htpG gene encoding molecular chaperone HtpG has protein sequence MTTTTAENPAESHVFEADVARLLHMMVHSVYSDKDVFLRELISNAADACEKLRYEAIATPSLLASDSDSRILLTLDEEGGRLVVEDNGIGMSREEMIEALGTIARSGTRAFLERIEANKQGEGAQLIGQFGVGFYSCFMVADRVDVVSRRAGADDAWLWSSDGKGGYSVSPIDVSEAPARGTRITLHLMEDAKSYASRWTVERIVKAQSGHVPVPIMIAEKPDAEATQLTDGTALWTKSKNDITSEEYTDFYRGISGQYDEPALTVHFRAEGRHEYSALAFIPGSQPFDLFDPDRKGRMKLYVKRVFITDEAELLPRYLRFVRGLVDTSDLPLNVSREMIQESAILSAIRKGVTNRIITAIEKLAESDNDAFLKLWESFGSLIKEGIYEDYERRSQLVALSRFHTTASGEGYRSLADYVKDIKEGQQAIYYLAGNSLEQLKASPQLEGFRARGIEVLLLSDSVDSFWVTNAPEFEGKAFKSITQGSADLAQFSKTEQDATKDETKDESAPAEIQAFIDFAKEKLSDQVSDVRASDRLIESAVCLVASEQGYDRQLEKILQGAGQLQSAAKPILEINGDHPLVKAIAAKGDQSSLRDDAAFLLLDQARVLDGDKPADPRAFAERLVRVMEKALQ, from the coding sequence ATGACGACGACCACCGCAGAAAATCCCGCCGAAAGCCATGTTTTTGAGGCCGACGTTGCCCGTCTTCTGCATATGATGGTTCACTCGGTTTATTCCGATAAGGACGTTTTCCTGCGTGAGCTGATTTCGAACGCAGCCGATGCTTGCGAAAAGCTTCGGTACGAGGCAATCGCCACGCCCTCGCTACTGGCGAGCGATTCCGACAGCCGTATCCTGCTGACGCTCGATGAAGAGGGCGGCCGGCTCGTCGTCGAGGACAACGGCATCGGTATGAGCCGCGAAGAGATGATCGAGGCGCTTGGAACGATCGCCCGCTCAGGCACGCGCGCCTTCCTGGAGCGCATCGAGGCAAACAAGCAGGGCGAGGGCGCTCAGCTGATCGGGCAGTTCGGCGTTGGTTTCTATTCCTGCTTCATGGTCGCCGACCGTGTCGATGTCGTCTCCCGCCGCGCCGGCGCGGATGATGCCTGGCTCTGGTCTTCAGACGGCAAGGGCGGCTACAGCGTCAGCCCGATCGATGTCAGCGAGGCGCCGGCGCGCGGCACGCGCATCACCCTGCACTTGATGGAGGACGCCAAGAGCTACGCGTCTCGCTGGACCGTCGAGCGCATCGTCAAGGCACAATCGGGTCATGTGCCCGTGCCGATCATGATCGCCGAAAAGCCCGATGCCGAAGCGACGCAGCTGACCGACGGCACCGCGCTCTGGACCAAGTCGAAGAACGACATCACCAGCGAAGAATATACCGATTTCTATCGCGGCATTTCGGGCCAGTATGACGAGCCGGCGCTGACGGTGCATTTCCGCGCCGAGGGCCGCCACGAATATTCCGCGCTCGCCTTCATTCCCGGTTCCCAGCCCTTCGACCTCTTCGATCCCGATCGCAAGGGCCGCATGAAGCTCTATGTGAAGCGGGTTTTCATCACCGACGAGGCCGAATTGCTGCCTCGCTATCTCCGCTTCGTGCGCGGTCTTGTAGACACCTCCGACCTGCCTTTGAACGTCTCGCGTGAAATGATCCAGGAAAGCGCCATCCTCTCGGCGATCCGCAAGGGCGTCACCAACAGGATCATTACCGCCATCGAGAAGCTCGCTGAAAGCGACAATGATGCTTTCCTCAAGCTGTGGGAATCGTTCGGCAGCCTGATCAAGGAAGGCATCTACGAGGATTATGAGCGACGCAGCCAACTGGTGGCGCTGTCGCGGTTCCACACGACGGCGTCTGGAGAGGGCTATCGTTCTCTTGCCGACTACGTCAAGGATATCAAGGAAGGCCAGCAGGCGATCTACTATCTCGCCGGCAACAGCCTCGAACAGCTGAAGGCATCGCCGCAGCTCGAAGGTTTTCGCGCTCGTGGTATCGAGGTGCTGTTGCTCTCGGATTCCGTCGACAGCTTCTGGGTGACGAATGCGCCGGAATTCGAAGGCAAGGCGTTCAAGTCCATCACGCAAGGGTCGGCCGATCTTGCGCAGTTCAGCAAAACTGAGCAGGACGCGACTAAGGATGAGACCAAGGATGAGTCAGCACCGGCCGAGATTCAGGCCTTTATCGATTTTGCCAAGGAGAAGCTCTCGGATCAGGTTTCCGACGTTCGCGCATCGGACCGCCTGATCGAAAGCGCCGTTTGCCTGGTTGCATCCGAACAGGGCTATGACCGGCAGCTCGAAAAAATCCTGCAGGGTGCTGGCCAGTTGCAATCCGCTGCAAAGCCGATCCTGGAAATCAATGGCGATCACCCGCTCGTCAAGGCCATCGCCGCCAAGGGCGACCAATCGTCCCTGCGCGACGATGCGGCATTCCTGCTGCTCGACCAGGCGCGCGTTCTGGATGGCGACAAGCCAGCCGACCCGCGCGCCTTTGCCGAACGGCTGGTGCGCGTGATGGAAAAGGCATTGCAGTAG
- a CDS encoding ANTAR domain-containing response regulator, with translation MSRLDLTILVIDENTIRASIIEEGLREAGHARVTVIHEVHGVARTIETLKPDVIIIDIENPNRDMMEHLFQLTRTVGRPIAMFVDRSDTASIEAAVDAGVSAYIVDGLKKERVKPILDMAVSRFNAFSRLQRELADAKSALEERKIIERAKGILMKMRGLSEEQAFTLLRQTAMNEKKKISDIAQSVVTAAGLLM, from the coding sequence ATGAGCCGTCTGGATCTGACCATTCTTGTGATCGACGAAAATACCATCCGCGCTTCGATCATCGAGGAGGGGCTGCGGGAGGCTGGTCATGCGCGCGTTACGGTCATCCACGAGGTTCATGGCGTTGCGCGCACCATCGAGACCCTCAAGCCGGACGTCATCATCATCGACATCGAGAATCCGAACCGTGACATGATGGAGCATCTGTTCCAACTGACGCGGACGGTTGGACGCCCGATCGCCATGTTCGTCGACCGCTCCGATACCGCCTCGATCGAGGCGGCCGTCGATGCCGGTGTTTCGGCCTATATCGTCGACGGACTGAAGAAGGAGCGGGTAAAGCCGATCCTCGACATGGCCGTCAGTCGCTTCAATGCCTTCAGCCGGCTGCAACGCGAGCTTGCCGATGCGAAATCGGCACTGGAGGAGCGCAAGATCATCGAGCGCGCCAAGGGCATCCTTATGAAGATGCGCGGCCTGTCGGAAGAGCAAGCCTTTACGCTCCTTCGGCAGACGGCAATGAACGAAAAGAAGAAGATTTCCGATATCGCGCAAAGCGTTGTGACGGCCGCAGGCCTGTTGATGTGA